CCTATAACTTTTTGATAAGTACGGTAACTGTACAGACCTGAACCCATAATTCTACCTTTTTAAGTTGCCATTGAtaacaaataaggttttaaaggagTAGGTAGGTTTAAAATATTTGCTGAAATGTTGCCGACATGGTATTAGTTTGAGGAATTTTTTTGTCTACTGTAGGAGAATTTCGAAAACTCAATCTGGAAAAGCTGCACGACGCCCTCCAAACCAGGGCAAATCCGAGGAAAGCTGGGCAGATGGCAACCTTAATCGGAAGTGACCTTATAGATGTAAATAAATGTGTGATATGCACAGATTTTGCAATTAGCTCATTTCATGACACCTTGCAAAAGTGAACATAGTAACGCCAGTTTATTCTACTAGAGACAGTAAAAATCATGGAGCATAACAAAGCCCTTGTTCAACATGTGGTGGCTAACATGCTCTCCTAAGACTATCCTGATGTTGGCAGGGACATTGCCTATAGCAGACGGTTGATTCATGAGCTTCCCTTATTCTAAGGAAAACGAAGTTAGAAGTTTATTGTGCTGTCGATGGGAAGGTCGTTAGAGGTGGCAATAACTTTGTCGGACAAGCTTGCAGAAACCTTGTCAAGCGAATTAAGCTGGCATTCCTCTTATGTgatataggaaaatcacggaaaacttgctCAGATAGCCGGATTGGTTTTTTAACCCTTTACATTCCAAATCCAAATTTCATGTTTGAACTATTGAGCGACAGTACTCATTGCGTCGTATTCTCTGTGGTAGTTTATTTTGGGGAGACACTGTGTCTCTCTCCTTCTGTAAGCAAACAATAAGAGGATTACATAGTTGTTCTGAATGGATACTACATTTTGTGTTGTTAAAGTCTGTTTTGTTGACTGTACTTGTAATAAAATTTTTCTCCTTCTACCATTATGAAGATGGAATTATTAATTTTAAGTGGGACTCAAACAAAAGCCAATCTGAATAACTCAAAAGTGAACAAATGTTGAAATTATCTGTTGTGCGCAGTTATAAAATAGCTACGTAAGGACGATGACTTCAGCGGGATTCTATATCGCtttggattcatgatcagaatGCAGTGTTTGCAGCACCACTTAGACCATGGTCGATAACGGATAAGACGCAGATAGCTGTCCGCTCGTGTAGAGGTAGATTATAATAACGGATAATTATCCGTCGTTTTCATAAATCACGAGGCGGAGGAGAGTTGGGATGTTTCCTACGACATGTTACCAACAGAATTGTTTTCACTCTCCTTCACAAAAATTAGTTCTCTATCTTTAATAACCTTGATATCAGCAGGGTATCCACACACATAATAAAATTGTAACTGACCGACGTCTGTACATAGAAGATATTTAAAAACAACTTAATATGAGGGGTATTTATAACACCAATAAAAGTccaaacaattatttttataatttttgtttgtttgcttgtctgtatatcagtctgtctgtctgtacgCGCATCATGcaaaaaccactgcacgaaatcGGATGCGGTTTTCACATTTGTATTGTTGGAAGCCTAGCTTAAAAATGTGGTACGTGTTTCATAGTGACACGCCACCTAGAAGCCAAGTGATCTATACATACAGAGTATTTGCTTTAGCTGAGTCAGTACGGGGAAATCGGACTCCATAGGAGATACAAGAAAACGGTCTTAGGAAGCTTTTAGGTGCATTTTTGTGAAAACGCTTTTCCCATAGTCAGAACTTTGGTAAACCGTGAGTTGCCCTTGAAAATAAGTAAAATTGGCATTTTTTATGTGGACTGATTCAGTTTCGTGTAACGATCATTTCATTATATTGGAAGAAACAAACCAGGACAGCAGAAGTTTTATAAAACTAGACTAAATAAAACAAGATAGAAATGATAGAATCTGTAAAAAGTAGTGTTTTGGGAAGTTTTATCATCATAATAGTAATGTTAACAATTTAATCCCATTATGCATAGACGTTCTTGAACTCATTCGTGAATCGGTGTAACTATAATCGTTGATAAGTTTGTCGAGTTGATGCTACTGTTATTGTTGGTAAGTTTGTCGAGCAGACACTACAAATCACTCTCCCACATCTCTTCAGAGGTGTCTTATCGATATAAGGGAACTAATACAATAGTtctgatttcatattattgtcttcaTTTGTTTAACTTATATCATTCCTGAATTCATTCTTCAATTGGTGTAACTATCATCGTTGATAGGTTTGTCGAGTAACAATAATGCCTTGCCCGCGTAGATCTCGAACCtgcattaattttgaaaaatcttaaagcttatTATCGGGGAGAAAAACGGATATAAAAAAACTGAATGTGAAGTTGTCGGAAGGGCACAACGGTAAAGAATTGATGTGTCTGTAAGCATATGTTctttaattttcataatttctttaaATTAAACGCATGGCTGTTCCCCTTATTTAGGTCTATTGATATTTCATTTTTGAAAGGTCTGTATCTGTGCTTACAAACTCTTCTGTTCTTTGCCGTTGCTCCCTTTTGTCAGTTTTTTATATCTGTTTTTCTCAGCGACAGTAAGCTTCAGGATTTTTCAAACTCCACGCATGTTCGAGATCCACACGGACGCAGTCGCGGGCAAAAGCTAGAGATAAAATTAGGGCTATATACGCAAGTTGTTATTGATCCTCGCAATGAGAGAGGTCATAAGTAGTAAACAGAGCAAAAATAAAATCTAGTTTTGATGTCGCGTTTTATCACATAATTAGTTACTAATAGTGTTATGCTAAATTTTAGATCTTTTTTGATATTTTCCTCTGAAGTAGCTACTTGTTTTGCTGGACCTAGGTGAGAAGCATTTGCGATTGATTTTTGTTTCAGTTGCTGCTAGAATACGGCGCAGCATTAGAAGGGTATCCTGTTCATCCTTTACACATTGCGGCGTCCCATGACCACCTCGCgtgcttctttctgctcctcttgtATGGAAGTAGGACTGATCTGGAGACTTACTCATTTCGACACCGTTCTTTAGCCCACTCTATCGTTGGGAGAAGGTAAAATATACAAGACGATAGTGTTCGCAAATATCTTTGAACTATTTTCATTCGACGAATACCTGGTAAGCTCGTCATATTAATTTACAGGCTTCCTGCTATATACATTTATTTATGGTTACTTTTTGGAGGGAAAGTCGACGACAGCAGTAGAAGTTTAATGCAAGAAGTTGAAGACTACAGAGCATTAGTGGAATTCATAGGTACGGTGGTCACTTAAGAGTGGAAACATCTGATATGAAAGAGTGAAACATCTGATATGAGCGAGGGGAAATCGAGTACCAAAGTTCTCAAATGCTATAGCTTTTTTAGTCAGTATTCTTCCTTAAGATGATGATAGGTTTGAAAaatgatggccggccggtgtggtcgagcggtactaggcgcttcagcctggaactgcgcgacctctacggtcacaggttcgaatcctgcctcgagcatggatttgtgtgatgtccttaggttggttaggtttaagtagttctaagttctaggggactgatgacctcagatgttaagtcccatagtgctcagagccatttgaaaaaagagGTGCGTGTTGCTGGTCATTGTATGGCATAACTGCCCGGAAGAGTGATTTTGTGTAACAGTGCAGTGTCTCGATTTTCCCTCGTACAGTTTGTCAAGTGCAGATTTTTACAGCATTAAAAGCGTTTTCTCATTACAGGCCGACCACTTTCGTTGAAGAATCAGTCCCGCATAGCGATCAGGAAGAGAATGAAGTGCTGTAATATGCAGCACGTGTCTGCTCTTGGGATACCTGAAGTGCTGGCCGACTTTCTGCTATATAAAGATATTCCCAACGTTGCTGGTATTCATGACCACGTTTCTTGGTTCTAAGAACGTATCGATTTGATTTTTTGCTGTTATGTATAAGCTATGTGCCTTGTTGAGAGAACATGTTTCCTGCTTGTGAAAGCTCGTTTTCTTTAATTTTGTAAAAAAGAGAACACAGTTTATTTAATACGACGGATGCTTGATGTTTGTAATAGAAAGTAGTTCACATATTATATAACTGGGAAGACAAGGAAATAATAAAAATGTCAGTTTATTATACTACTTCTTTAGATAACGTTTTGTTCTTTTGTTTCTCTCTGTAGCAGAAATGTTGGCATAATTTTTCAACACTACAAACATAAGAGAAACCTTTGAAATCTTATAATGTCATTTTACAACCACCAAAAATATATTTACGGTTATTAAAATGTGAAAGATTCAAATTTAGTGCTTATTTGTTAATTATGTATGTAAattcatttttcagtatttgttagtTGATTTTAAGCAGGTGTTAAATATATCTTATGACGTGTTCATGCCTGAACGAAGAATATGCTATATGT
This Schistocerca nitens isolate TAMUIC-IGC-003100 chromosome 1, iqSchNite1.1, whole genome shotgun sequence DNA region includes the following protein-coding sequences:
- the LOC126247589 gene encoding ankyrin repeat and SOCS box protein 1-like isoform X2 — translated: MAEVFNFMIDPDEDISLHEAVLKSDFEKMVFLLNEKPSRINETMGAVGVTPLRCAAAVGSAVCVQELLRRGAEVDVVDIKAQTPLFVAVYNSHTEVCRLLLEAGADPDGSRENLSSPLQIACQIGFSAGLKLLLEYGAALEGYPVHPLHIAASHDHLACFFLLLLYGSRTDLETYSFRHRSLAHSIVGRRLPAIYIYLWLLFGGKVDDSSRSLMQEVEDYRALVEFIGRPLSLKNQSRIAIRKRMKCCNMQHVSALGIPEVLADFLLYKDIPNVAGIHDHVSWF